The Bacteroidales bacterium genome includes a window with the following:
- a CDS encoding aspartate-semialdehyde dehydrogenase, translating to MKVAVVGVSGAVGQEFLKVLEQRNFPLDEIVLYGSARSAGQTYSFRGKPVAVKELKHNDDFKGIDIALVSAGANVSREFAPTITKFGTVMIDNSSAFRMDADVPLVVPEVNPEDCKNRPRNIIANPNCSTIIMVVALKPLHDISPIKRIHVATYQAASGAGAQAMAELMEQTRQVLNNEPVHIEKFKYQLAFNLIPQIDVFLENGYTKEEMKMYHETRKMMHAEIEVSATTVRVPVLRSHSEAVWVETEKEISLAEARKAFEKAEGVILQDDPSTFTYPMPWFTSDKDEVFVGRLRKDISRPNALTFWCVGDQLRKGAALNAVQIAEYLVKNRLL from the coding sequence ATGAAAGTTGCTGTTGTTGGCGTAAGCGGAGCTGTTGGCCAGGAATTTTTAAAGGTGCTGGAACAGCGGAATTTTCCGCTCGATGAAATCGTTCTGTACGGATCGGCCAGAAGTGCCGGCCAGACGTATTCCTTCAGAGGAAAGCCTGTTGCAGTGAAGGAACTGAAACACAACGACGATTTCAAAGGGATTGATATTGCCCTGGTTTCAGCCGGTGCCAATGTTTCCAGAGAATTTGCCCCGACCATCACCAAGTTTGGGACAGTAATGATTGACAATTCCAGCGCATTCCGCATGGATGCTGATGTTCCTCTGGTGGTGCCCGAGGTAAATCCGGAAGATTGCAAAAACCGGCCCAGAAATATCATTGCCAATCCCAACTGCTCCACCATTATTATGGTTGTTGCCCTGAAACCCCTTCACGATATTTCTCCCATAAAAAGGATTCATGTGGCCACCTACCAGGCTGCCAGTGGTGCCGGTGCACAGGCCATGGCCGAGCTGATGGAACAGACCAGGCAGGTGCTGAACAACGAACCGGTACACATTGAAAAATTCAAATACCAGCTTGCGTTCAACCTCATCCCTCAGATCGATGTTTTCCTGGAAAATGGCTATACCAAGGAAGAAATGAAAATGTACCATGAGACCAGGAAAATGATGCACGCTGAAATCGAAGTTAGTGCCACTACAGTCAGGGTTCCTGTGCTGAGAAGCCATTCCGAAGCAGTATGGGTGGAAACCGAAAAGGAAATCAGTCTTGCCGAAGCCAGGAAAGCATTTGAAAAAGCCGAAGGAGTTATTCTTCAGGATGACCCTTCCACCTTCACCTATCCGATGCCCTGGTTCACCTCCGATAAGGATGAAGTATTTGTTGGCCGCCTGCGGAAAGACATTTCCCGTCCGAATGCCCTTACTTTCTGGTGTGTGGGCGACCAGTTGCGGAAAGGTGCTGCCCTGAATGCAGTTCAGATTGCTGAATACCTGGTTAAAAACAGGCTCTTGTAG
- the hflX gene encoding GTPase HflX, translating to MGNYYVTARKAERAVLVGVAFPWQEEEVVADYLEELAFLVETAGARAVKKFIQRMEAPNPRTFIGQGKVNEIRAYIDFHQVDLVVFDDELSPTQLRNLDRELGRKVLDRTNLILDIFAQRAHTAYAKAQVELAQYEYLLPRLARMWTHLERQRGGIGLRGPGEKEIETDRRAIRNRIANLKEELKRIDRQMATQRKNRGRLVRVSLVGYTNVGKSTLMNLLAKADVFAENKLFATVDPTVRKVVIKNLPFLLSDTVGFIRKLPHSLVESFKSTLDEVRESDILLHVVDLSHPGYEEQIAIVQETLKEIQAGDKKMIMVFNKIDAYKPEDLAGTADNPGEPAGQSMENLQKMWIARENAPAVFISALKKQNIETLKELLYREVKEIHRKRYPYDNFLYPDIETLE from the coding sequence ATGGGGAATTATTATGTTACTGCCCGGAAGGCAGAACGAGCCGTGCTTGTGGGAGTTGCCTTTCCCTGGCAGGAAGAGGAAGTGGTGGCAGATTATCTGGAGGAGCTGGCCTTTCTGGTGGAAACAGCAGGAGCCAGGGCGGTAAAGAAGTTTATTCAGCGGATGGAAGCGCCGAATCCCCGTACCTTCATCGGGCAGGGGAAGGTGAATGAAATCAGGGCGTATATTGATTTTCACCAGGTTGATCTGGTGGTTTTCGATGATGAACTTTCACCAACCCAGTTGCGGAATCTTGACAGGGAACTGGGAAGAAAGGTTCTCGACCGGACCAATCTTATTCTCGACATATTTGCCCAGAGGGCGCATACTGCCTATGCCAAAGCCCAGGTAGAACTGGCCCAGTATGAATATCTTCTGCCGCGGCTGGCCAGGATGTGGACGCATCTGGAACGTCAGCGGGGTGGAATAGGCCTTCGGGGCCCGGGTGAAAAGGAAATTGAAACCGACCGCCGGGCTATCCGAAACCGGATTGCCAATCTTAAGGAAGAGCTGAAACGCATAGACCGGCAAATGGCTACCCAGCGCAAAAACCGGGGGCGGCTGGTGCGTGTTTCCCTGGTTGGCTATACCAATGTAGGTAAGTCAACCCTGATGAACCTGCTGGCCAAAGCCGATGTTTTTGCCGAAAACAAATTGTTTGCCACCGTTGACCCGACGGTAAGGAAGGTGGTGATTAAAAACCTGCCGTTTCTGTTGTCCGATACCGTTGGGTTTATCCGAAAATTGCCGCATTCACTGGTTGAAAGCTTTAAGTCGACCCTGGATGAAGTGCGCGAATCGGATATTCTTCTGCATGTGGTCGACTTATCCCATCCCGGTTATGAGGAGCAAATTGCCATAGTGCAGGAAACACTGAAGGAAATTCAGGCCGGCGATAAGAAAATGATCATGGTTTTCAACAAGATTGATGCCTACAAACCCGAAGATCTGGCCGGCACTGCTGATAACCCGGGCGAACCGGCCGGACAATCAATGGAAAACCTTCAGAAAATGTGGATTGCCAGAGAAAATGCCCCGGCGGTTTTCATTTCAGCTCTGAAGAAACAAAACATCGAAACACTTAAAGAATTGCTTTACCGCGAAGTAAAGGAAATCCACCGCAAACGTTATCCCTATGACAATTTTCTGTACCCAGATATTGAAACATTGGAATAG